A window from Desulfonatronum sp. SC1 encodes these proteins:
- a CDS encoding DUF362 domain-containing protein has protein sequence MPEPRHLPCLVHEFQDYPTTLAALLDDLGAPGVLKRRRRVIIKPNLVNTSPFPVTTHPEMVRTLVEYARRHSKARIILAEGCGDACLDTGQIFADLGYAALAEELDLELVDLNQAPLTRMTRRKDPTYRFFPEIFLPKAAMSGLLISVAVLKRHSLAQVTLTMKNMLGLLPPSHYQRGGSWKKSALHADMQRSIYELNRYRAPDLAIIDASVGLAEYHLGGATCSPPVNKLVAGFDPVAVDAAGAALLGLDWRSIGHIRMAHGRLGLAEAPVSSSP, from the coding sequence ATGCCTGAACCTCGCCACCTCCCCTGCCTCGTTCACGAATTCCAGGACTACCCGACCACCCTGGCTGCTCTGCTGGACGACCTGGGTGCGCCCGGTGTGCTCAAGCGGCGCAGGCGGGTGATCATCAAGCCCAATCTGGTCAACACCTCGCCCTTTCCCGTGACCACCCACCCTGAGATGGTCCGGACCTTGGTGGAATATGCCCGCCGACACTCCAAGGCCCGGATCATCCTGGCCGAAGGCTGCGGGGACGCCTGCCTGGATACCGGCCAAATCTTCGCGGACCTGGGCTATGCCGCCTTGGCCGAGGAACTGGACCTGGAGTTGGTGGACCTGAACCAGGCCCCCCTGACTCGCATGACCCGCCGCAAGGATCCGACGTACCGTTTTTTTCCGGAAATCTTTCTGCCCAAAGCTGCCATGAGCGGCCTGTTGATCTCCGTGGCCGTGCTCAAGCGGCACAGCCTGGCCCAGGTCACTCTGACCATGAAAAACATGCTCGGCTTGCTTCCACCCAGCCACTACCAGCGCGGCGGCTCCTGGAAAAAATCGGCCCTGCACGCGGACATGCAGCGCTCCATTTACGAGTTGAACCGCTACCGCGCCCCGGACCTGGCGATCATCGACGCCAGCGTCGGCCTGGCCGAATATCACCTGGGCGGAGCCACCTGCTCCCCGCCCGTGAACAAGCTCGTGGCCGGGTTCGACCCCGTGGCCGTGGACGCGGCAGGGGCCGCTCTGCTGGGCCTGGACTGGCGATCCATCGGACACATCCGGATGGCCCACGGTCGGCTTGGCTTGGCCGAAGCTCCGGTTTCGTCTTCACCATAA
- a CDS encoding exodeoxyribonuclease V subunit beta codes for MTTDSDIPLPETFPHVLVVQASAGAGKTYSLGLRFLQLLARVGKPSVAGLGHILALTFTVAAAQEMKSRIVAFLKEIALQTPSGQLLRAQSGLDPEAAGAWLERILDQYQRFQVKTIDSLNFQLVQTLARRMDLWPELEAGFNSEAWAKVVLEGLLARTGWDQALVLAPVQAPIQPSDSTENPGEPVDHDPEAAQSLSALWEGIFQVYLHQEARTGLRFLPWLEEQVTGVVRDLNQIFEPLAVTSLDDLRQAGATFQNACRDLTATLDQFGLSDHVSRFKPPKLGELLDDPLGKLESAFFDKTTPEDLFNKPALTNPDLPQAWDAYQAVRRARNAFLLTRARLSVAPLAKLHHVVNLELDRLGRTQGLLPGGWWTRLIRLHLAQGDLLQEAALILGLRWNHLLIDEFQDTSREQWDVLRELALEALAEGGSLFCVGDVKQAIYRWRGGDWRLFFEPLDPAVLPNVAQENRQRAVLPFNRRSCPEVVDWINARFAPLEQPEPSANLARAMITAKDKDESRALLAATAAALYAEAAQTPWKDCVGAVRITDIPLDDLESGTEAYMALALETLVAQILALRGDATDLGDIAVLVRTNKEARSCAASLLTADIPTITEQSLVISAHPAVRGLLALLTWLDHPGDDAALYALCRNPLLFREGIHGLPPGMDALLRTIDDQDQDVATARSLSLRLQKEHPGFWAEHLQPFWERTGLSGAYELLLAAVVHFRLRELPLGQWAWVEKLLETAFQAENQGQATLSAFLAFWEENAGSCVVGLPEGLAAVRVMTVHKAKGLEFPHVFLPLLGYGEKNRPAHLLLPTEDGRPGLVSTTKPRADEVALIMDQEQVHSMAEELNLLYVALTRARESLRLFLPEGKTSKGSRAADWLRALMADNPTTP; via the coding sequence ATGACCACCGACTCCGACATCCCCCTTCCCGAGACATTTCCTCACGTCCTGGTGGTCCAGGCCTCAGCCGGGGCCGGGAAGACCTACAGCCTGGGGCTGCGGTTTCTGCAGCTCCTGGCCAGGGTCGGCAAACCGTCCGTCGCCGGGCTGGGGCACATCCTGGCCCTGACCTTCACCGTGGCCGCGGCCCAGGAGATGAAGTCCCGGATCGTGGCCTTTCTCAAGGAAATCGCCCTGCAAACCCCATCCGGCCAACTGCTGCGCGCCCAAAGCGGGCTGGACCCGGAAGCCGCCGGGGCCTGGCTGGAGCGGATCCTGGATCAATACCAGCGCTTTCAGGTCAAGACCATCGACAGCCTGAACTTTCAACTGGTCCAGACCCTGGCCCGACGCATGGATCTCTGGCCGGAGTTGGAAGCCGGATTCAATTCCGAAGCCTGGGCCAAGGTGGTCCTGGAAGGCCTGCTGGCCCGCACGGGTTGGGATCAGGCTCTGGTCCTGGCCCCGGTCCAGGCCCCGATCCAGCCATCAGACTCCACCGAAAACCCGGGCGAACCGGTTGACCACGACCCAGAAGCCGCCCAGTCCCTCTCCGCGCTCTGGGAAGGCATCTTCCAGGTCTACCTGCACCAGGAAGCGCGCACCGGGCTGCGCTTCCTGCCCTGGCTGGAAGAGCAGGTCACCGGAGTGGTCCGCGACCTGAACCAGATCTTCGAGCCCCTGGCCGTCACCTCCCTGGACGACCTGCGCCAGGCCGGGGCCACGTTCCAGAACGCCTGCCGGGATCTAACCGCCACCCTGGATCAGTTTGGCCTGTCCGATCACGTCTCCCGATTCAAGCCCCCGAAACTCGGGGAACTCCTGGACGACCCCCTCGGCAAGCTGGAAAGCGCCTTTTTCGACAAAACCACGCCCGAAGACCTTTTCAACAAGCCCGCCCTGACCAACCCGGACCTGCCCCAGGCCTGGGACGCCTACCAGGCGGTGCGCCGGGCCAGGAACGCCTTTCTTTTGACCCGGGCCAGACTGTCCGTGGCCCCTCTGGCCAAATTGCATCACGTGGTGAACCTGGAACTGGACCGGCTGGGCCGCACCCAGGGGCTGTTGCCGGGCGGCTGGTGGACCCGACTGATCCGCCTCCACCTCGCCCAGGGCGACCTGCTCCAGGAAGCGGCCCTGATCCTCGGCCTGCGCTGGAACCATCTGCTCATCGACGAATTCCAGGACACCAGCCGGGAGCAATGGGACGTGCTCCGGGAACTGGCCCTGGAGGCCCTGGCCGAAGGCGGAAGCCTGTTCTGCGTCGGCGACGTGAAGCAGGCCATCTACCGCTGGCGCGGCGGGGATTGGCGGCTGTTCTTCGAACCGCTTGACCCGGCGGTGCTGCCCAACGTGGCCCAAGAAAACCGGCAACGCGCGGTTCTGCCCTTCAACCGCCGATCCTGCCCGGAGGTGGTGGACTGGATCAATGCCCGATTCGCGCCCCTGGAACAGCCGGAGCCCAGCGCGAATCTGGCCCGGGCCATGATCACGGCCAAGGACAAGGACGAGTCTCGGGCCCTGCTGGCCGCCACCGCGGCGGCCCTTTACGCCGAAGCGGCCCAGACCCCCTGGAAGGACTGCGTCGGCGCGGTCCGGATCACCGACATCCCGTTGGACGACCTGGAAAGCGGAACCGAGGCCTACATGGCTCTGGCCCTGGAAACCCTGGTCGCCCAGATCCTGGCGCTGCGCGGGGATGCAACGGATCTGGGCGACATCGCGGTTCTCGTGCGGACCAACAAGGAAGCCAGGTCATGCGCCGCCAGCCTGCTGACCGCGGACATCCCGACCATCACCGAACAAAGCCTGGTCATCTCCGCGCATCCCGCGGTCCGCGGCCTGCTGGCCCTGCTGACCTGGTTGGACCACCCCGGCGACGACGCCGCGCTGTACGCCCTGTGTCGCAACCCCCTGCTTTTCCGCGAAGGAATCCATGGCCTCCCGCCGGGCATGGACGCGCTGCTCCGGACAATCGACGACCAGGACCAGGACGTCGCGACCGCCCGCTCCCTCTCCCTGCGACTCCAAAAAGAGCATCCGGGATTCTGGGCCGAACACCTTCAGCCCTTCTGGGAACGGACCGGACTTTCCGGGGCCTATGAACTGCTGCTGGCCGCGGTGGTCCATTTCCGGCTTCGCGAGCTGCCTCTGGGCCAGTGGGCCTGGGTGGAAAAACTCCTGGAAACGGCTTTCCAGGCCGAGAACCAGGGCCAGGCCACCCTGTCCGCCTTTCTGGCCTTCTGGGAGGAAAACGCCGGATCCTGCGTGGTCGGACTGCCCGAGGGGCTGGCCGCGGTTCGGGTGATGACCGTGCATAAGGCCAAGGGCCTGGAATTTCCCCATGTCTTTCTGCCCCTGCTGGGCTATGGCGAGAAAAACCGTCCGGCTCATCTGCTCCTGCCCACCGAGGATGGCCGACCGGGGCTGGTCTCCACGACCAAGCCCCGGGCCGACGAGGTGGCCCTGATCATGGACCAGGAGCAGGTCCACTCCATGGCCGAGGAACTGAACCTGCTCTACGTGGCCCTGACCAGGGCCCGGGAAAGCCTTCGCCTGTTCCTGCCCGAGGGCAAGACTTCCAAGGGCTCCCGGGCAGCGGACTGGCTGCGGGCCTTGATGGCCGACAACCCAACAACACCCTAA
- a CDS encoding type II secretion system protein, producing the protein MKQKDPKKAQGGFTLIEIIAVLVILGILAAVAVPRFFGLQREAADKVAEAGLASGFTALTTGWAADALGAAGAPAGPAAACAAIAIEGSTITSIACAGATWPDPGDTSVVTVTYTGGSAPTLTGTWTAP; encoded by the coding sequence ATGAAACAGAAAGATCCGAAAAAGGCCCAAGGCGGTTTCACCCTCATCGAAATCATCGCGGTCCTGGTCATCCTGGGCATCCTGGCGGCCGTGGCCGTGCCGCGTTTTTTTGGCTTGCAGCGGGAAGCGGCAGACAAAGTTGCCGAGGCAGGCCTTGCATCAGGGTTTACAGCATTAACAACTGGTTGGGCTGCCGATGCTCTGGGGGCTGCCGGTGCACCTGCTGGTCCGGCTGCAGCATGCGCTGCAATAGCAATTGAAGGATCCACCATAACTTCAATTGCATGCGCTGGTGCGACATGGCCAGATCCTGGTGATACATCAGTAGTAACAGTGACATACACTGGCGGATCAGCTCCAACACTTACTGGAACCTGGACAGCCCCATAG
- a CDS encoding DHA2 family efflux MFS transporter permease subunit — MSNPPKNTQGQAAPFVPSFHEPPKYTFLSMIGVNMMVFMATLDMSIVNVALPSLAKQLDTDFATVQWVILSYVLVVASLLLLVSRLGDMRGKKKIFSLGLGLFTLASLLCGLAPSVGWLIFFRALQGVGAAMSQALGIAIVTELAPPARRGRAIGLIGATVAMGLALGPSLGGLIIEFIGWRWIFLINVPLGILAQWIIAKYMPALPPRQGGQRFDIPGAILAAFSLAAYSMGMTLGQKTGFSAPMSVTLLAVASIGLIAFILVERRVQQPMIDMKLFRNPLFSINLVMSLLVFISLSAGFIMPFFLQYAQGHPPSEVGLLMMAIPLSMGLVAPFAGALSDRFGPRGLSLLGLLILISGCLAVSTLSLDTPWWGFVLRVLPVGLGVGLFQAPNNSAIMGAVPLERLGVASGLLNYSRVFGQTTGLPLIGSIFTLSVVSATLEPVRTDFAAVPPEALSAGIAGAYQFLALLLLVALGLGVAAWIIDHRRTRDKTSRYA; from the coding sequence ATGTCCAACCCTCCAAAAAACACCCAGGGCCAAGCCGCTCCCTTTGTCCCTTCATTCCATGAGCCTCCGAAGTATACGTTTTTGAGCATGATCGGGGTGAACATGATGGTATTCATGGCCACCTTGGACATGAGCATCGTCAACGTGGCCCTGCCAAGCCTCGCCAAGCAGTTGGACACGGACTTCGCCACGGTGCAATGGGTCATCCTCAGCTACGTGCTGGTGGTGGCCTCCCTGCTGCTGCTGGTCTCGCGCCTGGGCGACATGCGCGGAAAAAAGAAAATCTTCAGCCTGGGGCTGGGGCTGTTCACCCTGGCATCCCTGCTTTGCGGGCTCGCGCCCAGCGTGGGCTGGCTGATCTTTTTTCGGGCCTTGCAGGGCGTGGGCGCGGCCATGAGTCAGGCCCTGGGCATCGCCATCGTCACGGAACTCGCCCCGCCCGCCCGGCGGGGCCGGGCCATCGGTCTGATCGGGGCCACCGTGGCCATGGGGCTGGCCCTGGGACCCTCCCTGGGCGGGCTGATCATCGAATTCATCGGCTGGCGCTGGATTTTTCTGATCAATGTCCCCCTAGGCATTCTGGCCCAGTGGATCATTGCCAAGTACATGCCCGCCCTGCCTCCCAGGCAAGGCGGACAACGCTTCGACATCCCCGGCGCGATTCTCGCGGCCTTCTCCCTTGCCGCCTACTCCATGGGCATGACCCTGGGCCAGAAAACCGGCTTCTCCGCCCCGATGAGCGTGACGCTACTCGCCGTGGCGTCCATTGGGCTGATCGCCTTCATCCTGGTGGAACGCCGCGTCCAGCAGCCCATGATCGACATGAAGCTGTTTCGCAACCCGTTGTTCAGCATAAACCTGGTCATGTCCCTCCTGGTCTTCATTTCCCTGTCCGCCGGATTCATCATGCCGTTTTTCCTGCAGTACGCCCAAGGCCATCCGCCCAGCGAAGTGGGCTTGCTGATGATGGCCATTCCCTTGAGCATGGGCCTGGTGGCCCCTTTCGCCGGTGCTCTGTCGGACCGCTTCGGCCCACGGGGTCTCAGCCTCCTGGGCCTGCTGATCCTGATCAGCGGCTGCCTGGCCGTGAGCACCCTCAGCCTGGATACGCCGTGGTGGGGCTTCGTGCTGCGGGTGCTGCCCGTGGGCCTGGGGGTCGGGCTGTTCCAGGCCCCGAACAACAGTGCGATCATGGGCGCGGTGCCCCTGGAGCGGTTGGGCGTGGCCTCCGGGCTGCTGAACTATTCACGGGTCTTTGGTCAGACCACCGGCCTGCCGTTGATCGGCTCCATCTTTACCCTCTCCGTGGTCTCCGCTACCCTGGAACCCGTGCGCACGGACTTCGCCGCGGTCCCGCCCGAAGCCTTGTCCGCGGGCATCGCCGGGGCCTACCAATTCCTGGCCCTGCTGCTCCTGGTGGCCTTGGGCCTGGGCGTCGCGGCCTGGATCATCGACCACCGTCGAACCCGAGACAAAACGTCGCGCTATGCCTGA
- a CDS encoding Uma2 family endonuclease, whose translation MALPELGDDGFTYQDYLSWPDQERWEIIHGEAFSMTPAPSTRHQTLVGNLFYETRKSFLATKSTCTVFTALTDVVLDDRTVIQPDLFIVCDKTRITPQSIQGPPDLIIEIVSKSSAFKDTAIKKQLYEDFGVSEYLLFFPDLDLAERYVLDKGRYQMPERFNWDDTLELRTFPITFNLWEIFERERLETQPQPVRE comes from the coding sequence ATGGCACTACCTGAACTCGGGGACGACGGATTCACATATCAGGATTATCTGTCCTGGCCGGACCAGGAACGCTGGGAGATCATTCACGGCGAAGCCTTCAGCATGACGCCCGCACCGTCCACCCGGCATCAAACCCTGGTCGGCAATTTGTTTTATGAGACCAGAAAATCTTTTCTTGCGACCAAATCTACTTGCACGGTCTTCACCGCCCTCACCGACGTCGTCCTGGACGACCGCACCGTGATTCAGCCGGACCTCTTCATAGTCTGCGACAAAACCAGGATCACGCCTCAAAGCATCCAAGGCCCACCGGACCTGATCATCGAGATCGTCTCCAAATCCTCAGCCTTCAAGGACACGGCGATCAAAAAACAGCTTTACGAGGATTTCGGCGTATCCGAATACCTCCTGTTTTTTCCGGACCTGGATCTGGCGGAACGCTATGTCCTGGACAAAGGGCGCTACCAGATGCCGGAGCGCTTCAACTGGGACGACACCCTCGAATTACGCACGTTCCCCATCACCTTCAATTTATGGGAAATCTTCGAACGGGAACGACTCGAAACCCAGCCGCAACCCGTACGGGAGTGA
- a CDS encoding ADP-ribosylglycohydrolase family protein, with protein MPTIRKFSADDWPALQTMARRSFTAPQVSPVEYAYADLETVLEKAREFTEVTHNHPEGIKGGQATAVAIFLARTWKSKDNIKSKCPEWRSCLKST; from the coding sequence ATGCCCACAATCCGAAAATTTTCCGCTGACGACTGGCCAGCCTTGCAGACCATGGCCCGGCGCTCGTTTACCGCGCCCCAAGTCAGCCCGGTGGAATACGCTTACGCCGACCTGGAAACGGTCTTGGAAAAGGCCCGGGAGTTCACCGAGGTCACCCACAACCACCCCGAGGGCATCAAGGGCGGGCAGGCGACAGCCGTTGCCATCTTCCTGGCCAGGACATGGAAATCGAAGGACAATATCAAATCGAAATGCCCGGAGTGGAGATCGTGCCTGAAGTCAACCTGA